In Xanthomonas theicola, a single genomic region encodes these proteins:
- a CDS encoding LysR family transcriptional regulator, whose amino-acid sequence MHDLNDLYYFAMVVDHGGFAAAERALGIPKSRLSRRISQLETDLGVRLLQRSTRRFAVTDLGMSVHRHAQTMLAEAQAAREVVDRLSAEPRGLVRVSVPVSLAQMQLPRLLPMFLDQYPKVRLQLNISNRRVDIINEGYDVALRVRSRLDDDGSLVMRSFGHVQELLVASPKYLDRAGRPKDPEELNSHVTLSISEDEARQRWELHGPAGEVHRVDLQPRVAGFDFPLLQSMVKDGFGITLLPETVCADAVRNGELEVVLPEWSLPQGICHAVFASRRGLLPAVRVFIDFLAEHLPRQIEASRLDCSSCPERAKAKHSTLGAMAVEAG is encoded by the coding sequence ATGCACGATCTCAACGACCTGTACTATTTCGCGATGGTGGTCGACCACGGCGGCTTCGCCGCGGCCGAGCGAGCCCTGGGCATCCCCAAGTCGCGTCTCAGCCGCCGCATCAGCCAGTTGGAGACCGACCTGGGCGTGCGCCTGCTGCAACGCTCCACCCGCCGTTTCGCCGTCACCGACCTGGGCATGAGTGTGCATCGCCATGCGCAGACGATGCTGGCCGAGGCGCAGGCGGCGCGCGAGGTGGTGGATCGGCTCAGTGCCGAGCCGCGCGGGTTGGTCCGGGTCAGCGTGCCGGTGTCGCTGGCGCAGATGCAACTGCCCCGTTTGTTGCCGATGTTCCTCGACCAATACCCCAAGGTGCGGTTGCAGCTGAACATCAGCAACCGCCGCGTCGACATCATCAACGAAGGCTACGATGTCGCGCTGCGCGTGCGCTCACGCCTGGACGACGACGGTAGCCTAGTCATGCGCAGCTTCGGCCACGTGCAGGAACTGCTGGTCGCCAGCCCTAAGTACCTCGACCGCGCCGGCCGTCCCAAGGATCCAGAAGAACTGAATTCGCACGTGACCTTGAGCATCAGCGAGGACGAAGCGAGGCAGCGCTGGGAACTGCACGGGCCGGCCGGCGAAGTGCACCGCGTCGATCTGCAGCCGCGCGTGGCCGGCTTCGACTTCCCGCTGCTGCAATCGATGGTCAAGGACGGCTTCGGCATCACCCTGCTGCCGGAGACCGTCTGCGCCGATGCGGTGCGCAACGGCGAACTGGAAGTGGTGCTGCCGGAATGGTCGCTGCCGCAAGGCATCTGCCATGCCGTGTTCGCCTCCCGCCGCGGCCTGCTGCCGGCGGTGCGCGTGTTCATCGACTTCCTCGCCGAACACCTGCCGCGGCAGATCGAGGCCTCGCGCCTGGATTGCAGTAGCTGTCCGGAACGGGCCAAGGCCAAGCATTCGACCCTGGGCGCGATGGCGGTCGAGGCCGGCTGA
- the xylB gene encoding xylulokinase, with translation MSLYVGLDVGTQSVKLVAYDPQRREVVATVAAPMQLVSRDDGTREQQAQWWIDGIVHCFAGLDAGQRARVRGIAVSGQQHGFVPVAADGRVTAPVKLWCDTSTQAECEAIMAAVGGVAGSVAVAGNPILAGYTASKLPWTRSHRPKAYAAMATVMLPHDYVNFWLTGKRFAEVGDASGTGWLDVRTRQWSAPMLEAVDPLRNLADALPPLVDLGTVFALSAAAAQPLGLPAGVRVTTGGGDNMMAAIGTGNVVPGRLTMSLGTSGTLFAYADRPVVDPAARWAAFCSSSGGWLPLICTMNCTVATETAMRLFGLDRAQAEAAVAATPPGADGLLMLPFFNGERTPDLPAARACLFGMDLHNTTPAHVYRAAMEGATYSLRNGYDAFTTAGLRFDTVLLTGGGSRSAQWRQMVADVFDLPVAVPREPEGAAFGAALQALWACERDDGGEPDLATAVLAHQQVDADLAATPHPQRVMRYQVHYRTFLSHLHAVGPLYAG, from the coding sequence ATGAGTCTGTACGTGGGATTGGACGTGGGCACGCAGAGCGTGAAGCTGGTGGCCTACGATCCGCAGCGCCGCGAGGTGGTCGCCACCGTCGCCGCACCGATGCAACTGGTCAGCCGCGACGACGGCACGCGCGAGCAGCAGGCGCAGTGGTGGATCGACGGCATCGTGCACTGCTTCGCCGGGCTGGATGCCGGCCAGCGCGCGCGCGTCCGCGGCATCGCGGTGTCCGGGCAGCAGCACGGCTTCGTGCCGGTGGCCGCCGACGGCCGCGTCACCGCGCCGGTGAAGCTGTGGTGCGACACCAGCACCCAGGCCGAGTGCGAGGCGATCATGGCCGCGGTCGGCGGCGTGGCCGGCAGTGTGGCGGTCGCCGGCAACCCGATCCTGGCCGGCTACACCGCCTCCAAGCTGCCGTGGACGCGCAGCCACCGGCCCAAGGCGTACGCGGCGATGGCCACGGTGATGCTGCCGCACGACTACGTGAACTTCTGGCTCACCGGCAAGCGCTTCGCCGAGGTCGGCGACGCCTCCGGCACCGGCTGGCTGGACGTGCGCACGCGGCAGTGGTCTGCGCCCATGCTCGAGGCGGTGGACCCGCTGCGCAACCTCGCCGACGCGCTGCCGCCGCTGGTCGACCTGGGCACGGTGTTCGCGCTGTCGGCCGCCGCCGCGCAGCCGCTGGGGCTGCCGGCCGGGGTGCGCGTCACCACCGGTGGCGGCGACAACATGATGGCCGCGATCGGTACCGGCAACGTGGTGCCCGGGCGGCTGACGATGAGCCTGGGCACCTCCGGCACACTGTTCGCCTATGCCGACCGCCCGGTGGTGGACCCGGCGGCGCGCTGGGCCGCGTTCTGCTCCTCCAGCGGCGGCTGGCTGCCGCTGATCTGCACCATGAACTGCACCGTCGCCACCGAGACCGCGATGCGGCTGTTCGGGCTCGACCGCGCGCAGGCCGAGGCCGCGGTGGCGGCCACGCCGCCGGGAGCCGACGGCCTGCTGATGCTGCCGTTCTTCAACGGCGAGCGCACCCCGGACCTGCCGGCCGCGCGCGCCTGCCTGTTCGGCATGGACCTGCACAACACCACGCCGGCGCACGTCTATCGCGCAGCGATGGAGGGCGCGACCTACAGCCTGCGCAACGGCTACGATGCCTTCACCACGGCCGGGCTGCGCTTCGACACGGTCCTGCTGACCGGCGGCGGCAGCCGCAGCGCGCAGTGGCGGCAGATGGTCGCCGACGTGTTCGACCTGCCGGTGGCAGTGCCGCGCGAGCCGGAAGGCGCGGCCTTCGGCGCCGCGTTGCAGGCGCTGTGGGCGTGCGAGCGTGACGACGGCGGCGAGCCGGATCTGGCGACGGCGGTGCTGGCGCACCAGCAGGTCGACGCCGACCTCGCGGCCACCCCGCACCCGCAGCGCGTCATGCGCTACCAGGTGCATTACCGTACGTTCCTCTCCCATCTGCATGCCGTCGGCCCGCTCTACGCCGGCTGA
- the xylA gene encoding xylose isomerase: protein MSTSVFIGAREYFPGIGRIPFEGRGSDNPLAFKVYDADKRIGDTTMAEHLRFAVAYWHSFCGDGADPFGPGSRAYPWNQAATPLARAEARADAAFEFFTKLGVPYYCFHDVDLAPDAEDIGGYEANLRHMVAIAKQRQADTGVKLLWGTANLFSHPRYMNGASTNPDFDVVARAAVQVKAALDATVELGGENYVFWGGREGYACLHNTQMQREQAHMARFLTIARDYGRSIGFTGNFLIEPKPMEPMKHQYDFDSAAVVGFLRQHGLDQDFKLNIEANHATLSGHSFEHDLQVASDAGLLGSIDANRGNPQNGWDTDQFPTDLYDTVGAMLVVLRQGGLAPGGLNFDAKVRRESSDPQDLFLAHIGGMDAFARGLEVAHALLTTSPLETWRRERYASFEVGAGADFAAGRSSLADLHAHASRSGAPQQRSGRQEAYENLINQYLLR from the coding sequence ATGAGCACTTCCGTCTTCATCGGCGCCCGCGAGTACTTCCCGGGCATTGGCCGCATCCCGTTCGAGGGCCGCGGCTCCGACAACCCGCTGGCGTTCAAGGTCTACGACGCCGACAAGCGCATCGGCGACACGACCATGGCCGAGCATCTGCGCTTCGCCGTAGCCTACTGGCACAGCTTCTGCGGTGACGGCGCCGACCCGTTCGGCCCCGGCTCGCGCGCCTATCCGTGGAACCAGGCGGCCACGCCGCTGGCGCGCGCCGAGGCCAGGGCCGATGCCGCGTTCGAGTTCTTCACCAAGCTCGGCGTGCCGTACTACTGCTTCCACGATGTGGACCTGGCGCCGGATGCCGAGGACATCGGCGGGTACGAGGCCAACCTGCGGCACATGGTGGCGATCGCCAAGCAGCGCCAGGCCGACACCGGCGTCAAGCTGCTGTGGGGCACCGCCAACCTGTTCAGCCACCCGCGCTACATGAACGGGGCCTCGACCAATCCCGACTTCGACGTGGTCGCGCGCGCCGCGGTGCAGGTCAAGGCCGCGCTCGACGCCACCGTCGAGCTGGGCGGCGAGAACTACGTGTTCTGGGGCGGCCGCGAGGGCTACGCCTGCCTGCACAACACCCAGATGCAGCGCGAGCAGGCGCATATGGCGCGGTTCCTGACGATCGCCCGCGACTACGGCCGCAGCATCGGCTTCACCGGCAATTTCCTGATCGAGCCCAAGCCGATGGAGCCGATGAAGCACCAGTACGACTTCGACAGCGCCGCCGTGGTCGGCTTCCTGCGCCAGCACGGCCTGGACCAGGACTTCAAGCTCAACATCGAGGCTAACCACGCCACCCTGTCCGGGCACAGCTTCGAGCACGACCTGCAGGTGGCCTCCGACGCCGGCCTGCTCGGCAGCATCGACGCCAACCGCGGCAACCCGCAGAACGGCTGGGACACCGACCAGTTCCCGACCGACCTGTACGACACCGTCGGCGCCATGCTGGTGGTGCTGCGGCAGGGCGGGCTGGCCCCGGGCGGCCTGAACTTCGACGCCAAGGTGCGGCGCGAGTCGTCCGATCCGCAGGACTTGTTCCTGGCCCACATCGGCGGCATGGACGCGTTCGCGCGCGGCCTGGAAGTGGCGCACGCACTGCTGACGACCTCGCCGCTGGAGACCTGGCGCCGCGAGCGCTACGCCAGCTTCGAAGTCGGCGCCGGCGCCGACTTCGCCGCCGGCCGCAGCTCGCTGGCCGACCTGCACGCCCACGCCAGCCGCAGCGGCGCGCCGCAGCAGCGCAGCGGCCGCCAGGAGGCCTACGAGAACCTGATCAACCAGTACCTGCTCCGCTGA
- a CDS encoding IS3 family transposase (programmed frameshift) — protein sequence MKKRFSEEQIIGFLREAETGVAVKDLCRRHGFSDASYDLWRSKFGGMSVPDAKRLKDLEAENTRLKKLLAEQVFENDLIEDALRKKLVSAPARRALVRDWKDKGLSERRALAVMCMSASALRYTPAQDRNVELRRRIVELAYRHKRDGVGMIYLKLRQEGWLVNDKRVERLYRQAQLQVRRRKRNKVPLGERQPLLKPEAANQVWSMDLVFDRTSEGRALKCLAIADDATHEAVAIEVERAISGHGVCRVLNRLAVSRGLPQVIRTDNGKEFCGKAMVAWAHEGGVQLRLIQPGKPNQNAYIESFNGRLREECLNEHWFPSLLHARTIIETWRREYNEERPKNALCGLTPAAYAKQLANTDIINPGL from the exons ATGAAGAAGCGTTTCAGCGAAGAACAGATCATCGGCTTCCTGCGGGAGGCTGAGACCGGCGTGGCGGTCAAAGACTTGTGCCGGCGGCACGGGTTCAGCGATGCCTCCTATGACCTGTGGCGCAGCAAGTTTGGCGGGATGAGCGTGCCCGATGCCAAGCGCTTGAAGGATTTGGAGGCCGAGAACACGCGCTTGAAGAAGCTGCTGGCCGAGCAGGTGTTTGAGAACGACCTGATCGAGGATGCCTTGCGAAAGAAGT TGGTGAGCGCACCGGCGCGGCGTGCGCTGGTGCGTGATTGGAAGGACAAGGGGCTGAGCGAGCGACGGGCCCTTGCTGTGATGTGCATGAGCGCCAGCGCGCTGCGTTATACGCCGGCCCAGGACCGCAATGTGGAGCTGCGCCGGCGGATCGTGGAGCTGGCGTATCGGCACAAACGCGACGGTGTGGGAATGATCTATCTCAAGCTCCGCCAGGAGGGATGGCTGGTGAACGACAAGCGCGTGGAACGGCTGTATCGGCAAGCGCAGTTGCAGGTGCGGCGGCGCAAGCGCAACAAGGTGCCATTGGGCGAGCGCCAACCGTTGCTCAAGCCCGAGGCCGCCAACCAGGTGTGGTCGATGGACTTGGTGTTTGATCGCACCAGCGAAGGCCGAGCGCTCAAGTGTCTGGCCATTGCCGATGATGCGACCCATGAGGCGGTCGCGATCGAGGTCGAGCGGGCCATCTCGGGGCATGGCGTGTGCCGTGTCCTGAACCGCCTGGCCGTGAGCCGCGGGCTGCCGCAGGTGATCCGCACGGACAATGGCAAGGAGTTCTGCGGCAAAGCGATGGTGGCCTGGGCACACGAAGGTGGCGTACAGCTTCGTCTGATCCAGCCAGGCAAGCCCAACCAGAACGCCTACATCGAGTCGTTCAACGGCCGCCTGCGCGAGGAGTGCCTCAACGAACACTGGTTCCCAAGCCTGCTGCATGCACGGACGATCATCGAAACCTGGCGCAGGGAGTACAACGAGGAACGGCCCAAGAACGCACTGTGCGGGCTGACGCCCGCCGCCTACGCCAAACAGCTGGCCAACACCGATATCATCAACCCCGGACTCTAA
- the pcnB gene encoding polynucleotide adenylyltransferase PcnB — MINPPVPSPFTLHLTPRDQHNVSRKDISPNALRVLYRLREAGFGAYLVGGAVRDLLVDLQPKDFDVATDATPEQVKQLFRNCRLIGRRFRLAHVVYGREIIEVATFRANVDDGSGDRELDNGRLVRDNVYGSIEDDAVRRDFTCNALYYAIEDFSVRDYTGGFADVQARLMRLIGDPEQRYREDPVRMLRAVRLAAKLGFEIEPATAEPLPRLAGLLAEAAPARLFEEVLKLFLSGNGVASFEGLERYGLLAALFPESAAALRCNRSGALRRMLVQGLRNTDARVANDEPVSPAFLFALLLWPAYCRALMALQKQGMQVEEAQRRAADRVTLHQLSTVALPRRFSLPMQEIWLLQSRFTSRQRKRALRTLSHPRFRAAFDFLILRQSASAEHEADIAYWRELQQQPGYAPPPRGFDPEIDYVGDEVAVAPADSEETPKRRRRRRRRPDAAIPAE, encoded by the coding sequence ATCATCAATCCGCCAGTTCCATCGCCGTTCACTCTGCACCTGACCCCGCGCGATCAGCACAACGTTTCGCGCAAAGACATCAGTCCCAACGCGCTGCGCGTGCTGTACCGGCTGCGCGAAGCCGGCTTCGGTGCGTACCTGGTCGGCGGCGCGGTCCGCGACCTGCTGGTCGACCTGCAGCCCAAGGACTTCGACGTCGCCACCGACGCCACCCCCGAGCAGGTCAAGCAGCTGTTCCGCAACTGCCGCCTGATCGGCCGCCGCTTCCGCCTGGCGCACGTGGTCTACGGCCGCGAGATCATCGAGGTAGCCACGTTCCGCGCCAACGTCGACGACGGCAGCGGCGACCGCGAGCTCGACAACGGCCGCCTGGTCCGCGACAACGTCTATGGCAGCATCGAGGACGACGCGGTGCGACGCGACTTCACCTGCAACGCGCTGTACTACGCGATCGAGGATTTCTCGGTGCGCGACTACACCGGTGGCTTCGCCGACGTGCAGGCGCGGCTGATGCGCCTGATCGGCGATCCCGAACAGCGCTATCGCGAGGATCCGGTACGCATGCTGCGCGCGGTGCGCCTGGCCGCGAAACTGGGTTTCGAGATCGAACCGGCCACTGCCGAGCCGCTCCCGCGCCTGGCCGGGCTGCTGGCCGAAGCGGCGCCGGCACGGCTGTTCGAGGAAGTGCTGAAGCTGTTCCTGTCCGGCAACGGCGTGGCCAGCTTCGAGGGCCTGGAGCGCTACGGATTGCTGGCCGCGCTGTTCCCGGAAAGCGCGGCGGCGCTGCGTTGCAACCGCAGCGGCGCACTGCGCCGGATGCTGGTCCAGGGCCTGCGCAACACCGATGCGCGGGTGGCCAACGACGAGCCGGTGTCGCCGGCGTTCCTGTTCGCGCTGCTGCTGTGGCCGGCCTACTGCCGTGCGCTGATGGCGCTGCAGAAGCAGGGCATGCAGGTGGAGGAGGCGCAGCGCCGCGCCGCCGACCGGGTGACCCTGCACCAGTTGAGCACGGTTGCGCTGCCGCGGCGCTTCTCGCTGCCGATGCAGGAGATCTGGCTGCTGCAGTCGCGCTTCACCTCGCGCCAGCGCAAGCGGGCGCTGCGCACGCTGTCGCACCCGCGCTTCCGCGCCGCGTTCGATTTCCTGATCCTGCGCCAGTCGGCCTCGGCCGAGCACGAGGCCGACATCGCCTACTGGCGCGAACTGCAGCAGCAGCCCGGCTATGCGCCGCCGCCGCGCGGCTTCGACCCGGAGATCGACTATGTCGGCGACGAGGTGGCGGTGGCCCCGGCCGACAGCGAGGAAACCCCCAAGCGCCGGCGGCGCCGGCGGCGCCGGCCGGATGCCGCCATCCCAGCCGAGTGA
- the folK gene encoding 2-amino-4-hydroxy-6-hydroxymethyldihydropteridine diphosphokinase — protein MSGPLRAAPVQACIGLGGNLGDAVATLRAALATLDTLPQTRLLRASQLYRSPPWGNQTQPDFVNAAAVLQTALPAPALLRVLLALERRHGRQRARGERWAPRTLDLDLLLYADAVIDLPGLQVPHPYLHLRGFALLPLAEIAAEATIPGHGTVRDVRDRIGSDGIVAIGR, from the coding sequence GTGAGCGGGCCGCTGCGCGCCGCGCCGGTGCAGGCCTGCATCGGCCTGGGCGGCAACCTCGGCGATGCGGTCGCCACTCTGCGTGCGGCGCTGGCCACGCTGGACACGCTGCCGCAGACCCGCTTGCTGCGGGCCTCGCAGCTGTACCGCAGCCCGCCCTGGGGCAACCAGACGCAGCCGGACTTCGTCAACGCCGCCGCGGTGCTGCAGACCGCGCTGCCGGCGCCGGCGCTGCTGCGGGTGCTACTGGCGCTGGAACGTCGCCATGGCCGCCAGCGCGCCCGCGGCGAGCGCTGGGCACCGCGCACCCTGGATCTGGACCTGTTGCTGTACGCCGACGCGGTGATCGACCTGCCCGGGCTGCAGGTGCCGCACCCCTACCTGCACCTGCGCGGTTTCGCGCTGCTGCCGCTGGCCGAGATCGCCGCGGAGGCGACCATCCCCGGCCATGGAACGGTGCGTGACGTACGCGACCGCATCGGAAGCGACGGGATCGTGGCAATCGGTAGATAA
- the panB gene encoding 3-methyl-2-oxobutanoate hydroxymethyltransferase, whose amino-acid sequence MSSHLDSKPWTVPALAEAKRRQQKLVMLTAYDAGFARVLDANGVDMILIGDSLGMVVQGHDSTLPVTVDDIAYHTAAVARVLQRALLVADLPFQSDATPERALDAATRLLQAGAEMVKLEGAGHKLEVIRFLSERDIPVCSHLGLTPQSVLTFGGYKIQGREEAAAAKLLADAKAAAAAGAALLVLECVPSPLAARITAALDIPAIGIGAGPDCDGQVLVLHDFLGLDSGHRRPRFVKDFLAEGGSVAGAVRAYADAVRAGSFPDVEHAYAK is encoded by the coding sequence ATGAGCAGCCACCTCGACAGCAAGCCCTGGACCGTTCCCGCCCTGGCCGAGGCCAAGCGCCGCCAGCAGAAACTGGTGATGCTGACTGCCTACGACGCCGGCTTCGCGCGCGTGCTGGACGCCAACGGGGTGGACATGATCCTGATCGGCGATTCGCTGGGCATGGTGGTGCAGGGCCACGACTCCACGCTGCCGGTGACCGTGGACGACATCGCCTACCATACCGCCGCGGTCGCGCGGGTGCTGCAGCGCGCGCTGTTGGTGGCCGACCTGCCGTTCCAGTCCGACGCCACCCCCGAGCGCGCGCTCGACGCGGCGACCCGGTTGCTGCAGGCGGGCGCGGAGATGGTCAAGCTGGAAGGCGCCGGGCACAAGCTGGAGGTGATCCGCTTTCTCAGCGAACGCGACATCCCGGTGTGCTCGCACCTGGGCCTGACCCCGCAGTCGGTGCTGACCTTCGGCGGCTACAAGATCCAGGGCCGCGAGGAGGCCGCGGCGGCCAAGCTGCTCGCCGACGCCAAGGCCGCGGCCGCCGCCGGCGCCGCGCTGCTGGTACTCGAATGCGTGCCGTCGCCGCTGGCCGCGCGGATCACCGCTGCGCTCGACATCCCCGCCATCGGCATCGGCGCCGGTCCCGACTGCGACGGCCAGGTGCTGGTGCTGCACGATTTCCTGGGCCTGGACAGTGGCCACCGGCGGCCGCGTTTCGTCAAGGATTTCCTGGCCGAGGGCGGCTCCGTCGCCGGCGCCGTGCGCGCCTATGCCGATGCGGTGCGCGCCGGCAGCTTCCCCGACGTCGAACACGCCTACGCCAAATGA
- the panC gene encoding pantoate--beta-alanine ligase: MIETITDLARLRTVVAGWKRQGLRVAFVPTMGNLHAGHFSLVMLARQYADRVVSSVFVNPTQFGPNEDFTRYPRSPDADTSGLEGAGCDVLWLPTVQSMYPLGVELALRMHTPGVSEVLEGACRPGHFDGVCTVVARLFNQVQPDLAAFGKKDYQQLAVIRQMVADLAFPIEVLGGSIVREADGLAMSSRNQYLSSEERPRAAQIRQALLAMRDGQVAGRPRAEIEAAASAQLQAAGFDVDYTVLRLPDLSEPHDDEGPRVALIAARLGRTRLIDNLEF, from the coding sequence ATGATCGAAACCATCACCGACCTGGCGCGGCTGCGCACCGTCGTCGCCGGCTGGAAGCGGCAGGGCCTGCGGGTGGCCTTCGTGCCGACCATGGGCAACCTGCACGCCGGGCATTTCTCGCTGGTGATGCTGGCCCGGCAGTACGCCGATCGGGTGGTCTCCAGCGTGTTCGTCAATCCGACCCAGTTCGGGCCGAACGAGGACTTCACCCGCTATCCGCGCAGCCCCGACGCCGATACCAGCGGCCTGGAAGGCGCCGGTTGCGACGTGCTGTGGCTGCCGACGGTGCAGAGCATGTATCCGCTGGGCGTGGAGCTGGCGCTGCGCATGCACACGCCCGGGGTCAGCGAAGTACTGGAGGGCGCCTGCCGGCCGGGCCATTTCGACGGCGTCTGCACCGTGGTCGCGCGCCTGTTCAACCAGGTGCAGCCGGACCTGGCCGCGTTCGGCAAGAAAGATTACCAGCAACTGGCGGTGATCCGGCAGATGGTCGCCGATCTGGCGTTCCCGATCGAGGTCCTGGGCGGCAGCATCGTGCGCGAGGCCGACGGCCTGGCGATGAGCTCGCGCAACCAGTACCTGTCGTCCGAAGAGCGGCCGCGCGCCGCGCAGATCCGCCAGGCCCTGCTGGCGATGCGCGACGGCCAGGTGGCCGGGCGCCCGCGCGCCGAGATCGAGGCGGCGGCGAGCGCGCAGCTGCAGGCCGCCGGTTTCGACGTCGACTACACCGTGCTGCGCCTGCCCGACCTGAGCGAGCCGCACGATGATGAAGGCCCGCGCGTGGCGTTGATCGCCGCGCGGTTGGGCCGCACCCGGCTGATCGACAACCTGGAGTTCTGA
- the panD gene encoding aspartate 1-decarboxylase, with protein sequence MHLSLLKTKIHRATVTHSELNYEGSIAIDGLLLDATGIREFEQVHIWDVSNGARFSTYAIRADEGSGIVSLNGGAARHVQVGDLIVIAAFAGMSEEQAARFQPTLVYVDGQNKITHTNHSIPKQAA encoded by the coding sequence ATGCACCTGAGCCTGTTGAAGACCAAGATCCACCGCGCCACCGTCACCCACTCGGAACTCAACTACGAAGGGTCGATCGCCATCGACGGGCTGCTGCTGGACGCCACCGGCATCCGCGAGTTCGAGCAGGTGCACATCTGGGACGTCAGCAACGGCGCACGCTTCAGTACCTACGCGATCCGCGCCGACGAAGGCAGCGGCATCGTCTCGCTCAACGGCGGCGCCGCGCGCCACGTGCAGGTCGGCGACCTGATCGTCATCGCCGCCTTCGCCGGCATGAGCGAAGAGCAGGCCGCGCGCTTCCAGCCGACCCTGGTCTACGTGGACGGCCAGAACAAGATCACCCACACTAACCACAGCATTCCGAAGCAGGCCGCATGA
- the pgi gene encoding glucose-6-phosphate isomerase has protein sequence MTQSNGFDALHSHAQRLRGARLPELLAAEPGRADALAVQVGPLYCNFARQKYDRAALDALFALAAEHEVAGAFQRLFRGETVNPTEGRAALHTALRGDLSDAPVAAQAHAAAREVQQRMRALIDALAQTEVTDIVSVGIGGSDLGPRLVADALRPVDRARFRVHFVSNVDGAAMQRTLAALDRARTASVLISKTFGTQETLLNGQILRDWLGGSERLYAVSANPERAAKAFDIAAGRVLPMWDWVGGRYSLWSAVGFPIALAIGADGFEQLLAGAAQFDAHALSAPLERNVAVLHALTTLWNRNVLGYATQAVMTYDQRLALLPAYLQQLVMESLGKRVRLDGSPVQADTVPVWWGGAGTDVQHSFFQALHQGTSIVPADFIGCIRNDDPYTVNHQALLANLLAQTEALANGQGSDDPHRDYPGGRPSTLILLDALTPQALGALIAMYEHSVYVQSVIWGINAFDQFGVELGKQLASQLLPALQGETTEVADPVTRAVLARLRG, from the coding sequence ATGACACAGTCCAACGGTTTCGACGCACTGCATTCCCACGCCCAGCGCCTGCGCGGGGCGCGCCTTCCCGAACTGCTGGCGGCCGAACCCGGCCGCGCCGATGCTCTGGCAGTGCAGGTCGGACCGTTGTACTGCAATTTCGCGCGGCAGAAATACGACCGCGCCGCGCTTGACGCGCTGTTTGCGCTGGCCGCCGAGCACGAGGTGGCAGGCGCGTTCCAGCGCCTGTTCCGCGGCGAGACGGTCAACCCCACCGAAGGCCGCGCCGCGCTGCATACGGCGCTGCGCGGCGATCTCAGCGACGCACCGGTCGCGGCGCAGGCGCATGCCGCGGCGCGCGAGGTGCAGCAGCGCATGCGCGCGCTGATCGACGCGCTGGCGCAGACCGAAGTCACCGACATCGTCAGCGTCGGCATCGGCGGCTCCGACCTGGGCCCGCGCCTGGTCGCCGACGCGCTGCGTCCGGTCGACCGCGCGCGTTTCCGCGTGCATTTCGTCTCCAACGTCGACGGCGCGGCCATGCAGCGCACGCTGGCCGCGCTGGATCGGGCGCGCACCGCCAGCGTGCTGATCTCCAAGACCTTCGGCACCCAGGAAACCCTGCTCAACGGCCAGATCCTGCGCGACTGGCTCGGCGGCAGCGAGCGCCTGTACGCGGTCAGCGCCAACCCCGAGCGCGCCGCCAAGGCCTTCGACATCGCCGCCGGCCGCGTGCTGCCGATGTGGGACTGGGTCGGCGGGCGCTACTCGCTGTGGTCGGCGGTAGGCTTCCCGATCGCGCTGGCGATCGGCGCCGACGGCTTCGAGCAGTTGCTGGCCGGCGCCGCGCAGTTCGACGCGCACGCGCTGAGCGCGCCGCTGGAGCGCAACGTGGCGGTGCTGCACGCGCTGACCACGCTGTGGAACCGCAACGTGCTCGGCTACGCCACGCAGGCGGTGATGACCTACGACCAGCGTCTGGCGCTGCTGCCGGCCTATCTGCAGCAACTGGTGATGGAGAGCCTGGGCAAGCGCGTGCGCCTGGACGGCAGCCCGGTGCAGGCCGATACCGTGCCGGTGTGGTGGGGCGGTGCCGGCACCGACGTGCAGCACAGCTTCTTCCAAGCCCTGCACCAGGGCACCAGCATCGTGCCGGCCGACTTCATCGGCTGCATCCGCAACGACGATCCGTACACGGTCAACCATCAGGCGCTGCTGGCCAACCTGCTGGCGCAGACCGAGGCGCTGGCCAACGGGCAGGGCAGCGACGACCCGCACCGCGACTACCCGGGCGGCCGCCCGAGCACGCTGATCCTGCTCGACGCGCTGACCCCGCAGGCGCTGGGCGCGCTGATCGCGATGTACGAACACAGCGTCTACGTGCAGTCGGTGATCTGGGGCATCAACGCCTTCGACCAGTTCGGCGTGGAACTGGGCAAGCAACTGGCCAGCCAGCTGCTGCCGGCATTGCAGGGCGAAACCACCGAGGTCGCCGACCCGGTGACGCGCGCGGTGCTGGCGCGGTTGCGCGGCTGA